Proteins co-encoded in one Halorussus vallis genomic window:
- the purL gene encoding phosphoribosylformylglycinamidine synthase subunit PurL — protein MSLSEPDRELVVAELDREPTPAEAALFENLWSEHCAYRSSRPLLSAFDSEGEQVVVGPGDDAAVVAVPSHGGADEETYITMGIESHNHPSFVDPYDGAATGVGGIVRDTLSMGAYPIALADSLYFGDFDREHSRYLLEGVVEGISDYGNSIGVPTVTGSTEFHPDYEGNPLVNVACVGLLSADRLVTADAKEPGNKLVLVGNATGRDGLGGASFASEDLGEDAETEDRPAVQVGDPYTEKLLIEANEALLDEDLVEAARDLGAAGLGGASSEMVSKGGLGAEIRLEEVHQREPNMNALEILLAESQERMCYEVRPENVEAVRAVAEKYDLGCSVIGEVTEGNYVCTFEGETVVDVDAHFLGEGAPMNDLPSEDSEQPARDLPEVDLREAFEAVVASPNCASKRWVYRQYDHEVQVRTAVAPGDDAALLALREAETGLAFSSGAVPRWTSVAPYDGARAVALENATNVAAKGAMPLAAVDCLNGGNPEKPDVYGGFQAIISGLADMCSELSVPVVGGNVSLYNDSPSGPIPPTPTLAMTGTKAGYDAPPAALAGEGTLLLVGAGGESTLGGSEYLAQFGGSDRFPDLPENASEVVAALAESANLLGTLAVHDVSDGGLAVTLAEMVTPSAGASVELAGEAVDAASPAELLFAETPGRAVVETTDPDAVRETFEGVAPVVELGSADDSGTLSLSVGEESLSVDADEIAELRDTLARELD, from the coding sequence ATGAGTCTCTCCGAGCCAGACCGCGAACTGGTCGTCGCCGAACTCGACCGGGAGCCGACCCCGGCGGAGGCGGCCCTCTTCGAGAACCTCTGGAGCGAACACTGCGCGTACCGCTCGTCCCGACCGCTGCTCTCGGCGTTCGACTCCGAGGGCGAGCAGGTCGTCGTCGGACCGGGCGACGACGCCGCCGTGGTGGCCGTTCCGTCCCACGGCGGCGCCGACGAGGAGACGTACATCACGATGGGCATCGAGAGCCACAACCACCCCTCGTTCGTCGACCCCTACGACGGCGCGGCGACCGGCGTCGGCGGTATCGTCCGCGACACGCTCTCGATGGGCGCCTACCCCATCGCGCTGGCCGACTCGCTGTACTTCGGCGACTTCGATCGCGAGCACTCGCGCTACCTGCTGGAGGGCGTCGTTGAGGGCATCTCGGACTACGGCAACTCCATCGGCGTCCCGACCGTGACGGGGAGCACCGAGTTCCACCCCGACTACGAGGGCAACCCGCTGGTCAACGTCGCCTGCGTCGGCCTACTGTCGGCCGACCGCCTCGTGACCGCCGACGCGAAGGAACCCGGCAACAAACTGGTGCTCGTGGGCAACGCGACCGGCCGCGACGGACTGGGCGGTGCGAGCTTCGCCAGCGAGGACCTCGGCGAGGACGCCGAAACCGAGGACCGCCCGGCGGTCCAGGTCGGCGACCCTTACACCGAGAAACTCCTGATAGAAGCCAACGAGGCGCTGCTCGACGAGGACCTCGTGGAGGCGGCCCGCGACCTCGGGGCGGCCGGCCTGGGCGGCGCGTCCTCCGAGATGGTTTCGAAGGGCGGACTCGGCGCGGAGATTCGCCTCGAGGAGGTCCACCAGCGCGAACCGAACATGAATGCGCTCGAAATCCTACTCGCGGAGTCCCAGGAGCGGATGTGCTACGAAGTTCGCCCGGAGAACGTCGAGGCGGTCCGCGCCGTCGCCGAGAAGTACGACCTCGGCTGTTCGGTCATCGGCGAGGTCACGGAGGGCAACTACGTCTGCACGTTCGAGGGCGAGACGGTCGTCGACGTCGACGCCCACTTCCTCGGCGAGGGCGCGCCGATGAACGACCTCCCGTCCGAGGACTCCGAACAGCCCGCACGGGACCTGCCCGAGGTCGACCTCCGGGAGGCGTTCGAGGCGGTCGTCGCCAGTCCGAACTGCGCCAGCAAGCGGTGGGTCTACCGCCAGTACGACCACGAGGTCCAGGTCCGGACCGCGGTCGCGCCGGGCGACGACGCGGCGCTACTCGCGCTCCGCGAAGCCGAAACCGGCCTCGCGTTCTCCTCGGGCGCGGTCCCGCGCTGGACGAGCGTCGCCCCCTACGACGGCGCTCGGGCAGTGGCGCTCGAAAACGCAACCAACGTCGCCGCGAAGGGCGCGATGCCGCTTGCCGCGGTCGACTGCCTCAACGGCGGCAACCCCGAGAAGCCCGACGTCTACGGCGGTTTCCAAGCCATAATCTCCGGTCTAGCCGACATGTGCTCGGAGCTGTCGGTGCCGGTCGTCGGCGGCAACGTCTCGCTGTACAACGACTCGCCGTCCGGCCCGATTCCGCCGACGCCCACGCTGGCGATGACTGGCACGAAGGCGGGCTACGACGCTCCGCCCGCGGCGCTCGCGGGCGAGGGGACGCTCCTGCTCGTCGGGGCAGGCGGCGAGTCGACGCTCGGCGGATCGGAGTACCTCGCGCAGTTCGGCGGGAGCGACCGCTTCCCCGACCTCCCTGAGAACGCGAGCGAGGTCGTCGCGGCGCTCGCAGAGTCCGCGAACCTCCTCGGGACGCTCGCGGTCCACGACGTCAGCGACGGCGGCCTGGCCGTGACGCTCGCCGAGATGGTCACCCCGAGCGCCGGCGCGTCGGTCGAACTCGCCGGTGAGGCGGTAGACGCCGCCTCGCCCGCGGAACTGCTGTTCGCGGAGACGCCCGGCCGCGCGGTGGTCGAGACGACCGACCCCGACGCGGTCCGCGAAACCTTCGAGGGCGTCGCGCCGGTCGTCGAACTCGGGTCGGCCGACGATTCCGGAACGCTCTCGCTGTCCGTCGGCGAGGAGTCGCTCTCCGTTGACGCCGACGAAATCGCAGAGCTCCGGGATACGCTTGCCCGGGAACTGGACTGA
- a CDS encoding DUF7550 family protein, whose product MSDQEDPSERDAHTDDVHGHEAQEMDRVTSPMQDFSTSQVGIGFAVLAVGLAVAFVLPLVLA is encoded by the coding sequence ATGAGCGACCAAGAAGACCCCTCGGAACGAGACGCCCACACCGACGACGTCCACGGCCACGAGGCCCAGGAGATGGACCGCGTGACCTCACCGATGCAGGACTTCTCGACTTCGCAGGTCGGCATCGGTTTCGCCGTGCTGGCCGTGGGACTGGCGGTGGCGTTCGTTCTCCCGCTCGTTCTGGCGTAA
- a CDS encoding glycoside hydrolase family 13 protein, whose translation MEGRAPAGASERGEEWWKEAVVYQIYPRSFADSDGDGVGDLRGIESKLDYLDELGVDVVWLNPVYDSPHADNGYDIRDYRAIDDDFGTMDDWESLLSSLHDRDIRLIMDLVVNHTSDEHEWFQRGREDPDSEYRDFYIWREGRGDGPGGKGEPPNNWESAFGGSAWTYDERVGKYYLHLFDEKQPDLNWRNPAVRERVYNMMEWWLDRGIDGFRMDVVDLLSKAEGLPDGDPGSGWVGSEHFMSGPNIHDYIGEMHEEVLEGRDVMTVGEMPGATLEEARRYLGPDGDGLNMIFHFEHIDIDVKEGSWHAVDDWSLTELKEILTKWQEGLRGEGWNSVYLGNHDWPRMVSRFGDDGLYRIESAKMLATLLFTLEGTPYVYQGDELGMTNYPFSEPEEVDDVSARNYLERRREAGDPVEDIMEAIEYGSRDNARTPMQWSDEENAGFTEGDPWLQINPNYETVNAADARSREDSVWHYYRDLVEFRDDTPAAVYGEYDLLLPDDPDIYAYTRTLGDSRLLVVLNFFDGTPTFSLPPEVTYDEAVYRLGNYPVAGDDPGSFELRPYEARVYELA comes from the coding sequence ATGGAAGGGCGAGCACCCGCTGGCGCTTCGGAGCGAGGCGAGGAGTGGTGGAAGGAGGCAGTGGTCTATCAGATCTATCCCCGGAGTTTCGCCGACTCCGACGGCGACGGCGTCGGCGACCTGCGCGGCATCGAGTCGAAACTCGACTACCTCGACGAACTCGGCGTCGACGTGGTGTGGCTCAATCCGGTGTACGACTCGCCGCACGCCGACAACGGCTACGACATCCGCGACTACCGGGCCATCGACGACGACTTCGGGACGATGGACGACTGGGAGTCGCTCCTGTCGAGCCTCCACGACCGCGACATCCGCCTTATCATGGACCTCGTGGTCAACCACACCTCCGACGAACACGAGTGGTTCCAGCGCGGTCGCGAGGACCCCGACTCCGAGTACCGCGACTTCTACATCTGGCGGGAGGGCCGCGGCGACGGCCCCGGCGGGAAGGGCGAACCGCCGAACAACTGGGAGTCGGCGTTCGGCGGGTCGGCCTGGACGTACGACGAGCGGGTCGGGAAGTACTACCTCCACCTCTTCGACGAGAAGCAACCCGACCTCAACTGGCGCAACCCTGCGGTCCGCGAGCGCGTCTACAACATGATGGAGTGGTGGCTCGACCGGGGCATCGACGGCTTCCGGATGGACGTCGTCGACCTGCTCTCGAAGGCCGAGGGCCTGCCCGACGGCGACCCCGGTTCCGGATGGGTCGGCTCCGAGCACTTCATGAGCGGGCCGAACATCCACGACTACATCGGCGAGATGCACGAGGAAGTCCTGGAAGGCCGGGACGTGATGACCGTCGGCGAGATGCCCGGCGCGACCTTGGAGGAGGCCAGGCGGTACCTCGGGCCGGACGGCGACGGCCTGAACATGATCTTCCACTTCGAGCACATCGACATCGACGTGAAGGAGGGGTCGTGGCACGCCGTCGACGACTGGTCGCTGACGGAACTCAAGGAGATACTGACGAAGTGGCAGGAGGGCCTGCGCGGCGAGGGGTGGAACAGCGTCTACCTGGGCAACCACGACTGGCCCCGGATGGTCTCGCGGTTCGGCGACGACGGACTATACCGCATCGAGTCGGCGAAGATGCTGGCGACGCTGCTGTTCACCCTCGAAGGCACGCCGTACGTCTACCAGGGGGACGAACTCGGGATGACGAACTACCCCTTCTCCGAGCCCGAGGAGGTCGACGACGTGAGCGCGAGGAACTACCTCGAACGCCGGCGCGAGGCGGGCGACCCCGTCGAGGATATCATGGAGGCCATCGAGTACGGAAGCCGGGACAACGCCCGCACGCCGATGCAGTGGTCCGACGAGGAGAACGCCGGGTTCACCGAGGGTGACCCGTGGCTCCAAATCAATCCCAACTACGAGACTGTCAACGCCGCGGACGCCCGGTCGCGCGAGGACTCCGTCTGGCACTACTACCGCGACCTCGTCGAGTTCCGCGACGACACCCCGGCCGCGGTGTACGGCGAATACGACCTGCTGTTGCCCGACGACCCCGACATCTACGCCTACACCCGAACGCTCGGCGATAGCCGACTGCTGGTCGTGTTGAACTTCTTCGACGGGACGCCGACGTTCTCGCTCCCGCCCGAGGTGACCTACGACGAGGCCGTATATCGCCTGGGCAACTACCCCGTCGCGGGCGACGACCCCGGGTCGTTCGAACTGCGGCCTTACGAGGCGCGGGTGTACGAACTCGCGTAG
- a CDS encoding PQQ-dependent sugar dehydrogenase, whose product MEPPFSRRRFLGTALAGAVTGLAGCSGSNEPRQGTTTGTTAGTETTTDAGETTESGASVPDSVGLETLATGFDAPLDVEFAPDADRRYVADQQGRVFVHESGGLRDRPFLDLRESVTVGSETGLLGIALHPNFARNRRVFVRYSAPPRSGTPDDYSHTFVLSEFEATANGRRAKPDFERAILEIPEPQANHNAGSLAFGPDGYLYLGVGDGGSGGDQGTGHVDDWYDAVSGGNGQDVTENLLGSILRIDVNNREDGKPYAIPDDNPLVGSEGLPEHYAWGFRNPWRFSFDRGDFFVADVGQSAYEEVSLVEKGGNYGWNVKEGTHCYGANDCPDRTPQDVRGGEPLVDPIIEYPHSDAAISGVSVIGGYVYRGSSVPGLRGTYLFADYAASGRLFAATRPTGRQNGAGGGDTDGGQWPTRVLEVAGDDAGKIQRVLSFGRDAAGEVYVLGTGDDGGGLHRVVSAE is encoded by the coding sequence ATGGAACCTCCTTTCAGCAGGCGACGCTTCCTCGGGACGGCGCTCGCCGGCGCGGTGACCGGACTCGCGGGGTGTTCGGGGTCGAACGAACCTCGGCAGGGAACGACGACCGGGACGACCGCCGGGACCGAAACGACGACCGACGCCGGCGAAACGACCGAGTCGGGGGCATCTGTCCCCGACTCGGTCGGCCTGGAGACGCTGGCGACCGGGTTCGACGCGCCGCTGGACGTCGAGTTCGCCCCAGACGCCGACCGGCGGTACGTCGCCGACCAGCAGGGTCGAGTCTTCGTCCACGAGTCGGGCGGCCTCCGCGACCGACCGTTCCTCGACCTGCGCGAGTCGGTCACCGTCGGGAGCGAGACGGGGTTGCTGGGCATCGCGCTCCATCCGAACTTCGCGCGGAATCGCCGGGTGTTCGTCCGGTACAGCGCGCCTCCGCGTTCGGGGACGCCCGACGACTACAGCCACACGTTCGTCCTCTCGGAGTTCGAGGCGACCGCGAACGGCAGGCGGGCCAAGCCCGACTTCGAGCGGGCGATCCTGGAGATTCCCGAACCTCAGGCCAACCACAACGCCGGGTCGCTCGCGTTCGGCCCCGACGGCTACCTCTACCTCGGCGTCGGCGACGGCGGTAGCGGGGGCGACCAGGGTACCGGCCACGTCGACGACTGGTACGACGCCGTCTCGGGGGGCAACGGCCAGGACGTGACAGAGAATCTGCTGGGGAGCATCCTGCGAATCGACGTTAACAACCGGGAAGACGGCAAGCCCTACGCGATTCCGGACGACAATCCGCTGGTCGGCTCCGAGGGCCTGCCCGAACACTACGCGTGGGGGTTCCGCAACCCGTGGCGGTTCTCGTTCGACCGCGGGGACTTCTTCGTCGCCGACGTGGGCCAGAGCGCCTACGAGGAGGTCAGCCTGGTCGAGAAGGGCGGCAACTACGGCTGGAACGTCAAGGAGGGAACCCACTGCTACGGGGCGAACGACTGCCCGGACCGGACCCCGCAGGACGTCCGGGGCGGCGAACCGCTGGTCGACCCGATAATCGAGTATCCCCACTCCGACGCCGCCATCAGCGGCGTCTCGGTCATCGGCGGCTACGTCTATCGCGGGTCGAGCGTTCCCGGACTGCGGGGGACGTACCTGTTCGCCGACTACGCCGCCTCCGGGCGATTGTTCGCCGCGACGCGGCCCACGGGCAGACAGAACGGAGCGGGCGGAGGTGACACGGACGGCGGCCAGTGGCCGACGCGCGTCCTCGAAGTCGCCGGCGACGACGCCGGGAAGATTCAGCGCGTGCTCTCGTTCGGCCGGGATGCCGCCGGCGAGGTGTACGTCCTCGGGACCGGCGACGACGGCGGCGGACTCCACCGCGTCGTCTCCGCCGAGTGA
- the hisF gene encoding imidazole glycerol phosphate synthase subunit HisF, producing the protein MTLTKRIIPCIDVDVDDDGEAAVYTGVNFEDLQYTGDPVEMAREYNESGADEFVFLDITASAEGRETMLDTVSAVADEVFIPLTVGGGIRTTEDIKETLRAGADKVSINSGAIANPDLIDEGAAAFGSQCIVISVDAERRYDERGEHYAEVDGESCWFECTVKGGREGTGLDVVEWATEAEERGAGELFVNSIDADGTKDGYDIPLTKAVCDAVNTPVIASSGCGGPEDMHEVFEDAGADAALAASIFHYGEYTIREVKEYLDEQGVPVRL; encoded by the coding sequence ATGACCCTCACCAAACGTATCATCCCGTGCATCGACGTCGACGTCGACGACGACGGCGAGGCGGCGGTGTACACGGGCGTCAACTTCGAGGACCTCCAGTACACGGGCGACCCGGTCGAGATGGCCCGCGAGTACAACGAGTCGGGGGCCGACGAGTTCGTCTTCCTCGACATCACCGCGAGCGCGGAGGGCCGCGAGACGATGCTCGATACCGTCTCGGCGGTCGCAGACGAGGTGTTCATCCCGCTGACCGTCGGCGGCGGCATTCGCACCACGGAGGACATCAAAGAGACGCTCCGCGCCGGCGCCGACAAGGTGTCCATCAACTCCGGCGCGATAGCCAACCCCGACCTCATCGACGAGGGCGCGGCCGCGTTCGGCAGCCAGTGCATCGTCATCTCCGTCGACGCAGAGCGCCGCTACGACGAGCGAGGCGAACACTACGCCGAGGTCGACGGCGAGTCGTGCTGGTTCGAGTGCACCGTCAAGGGCGGCCGCGAGGGCACCGGCCTCGACGTGGTCGAGTGGGCGACCGAGGCCGAGGAGCGCGGTGCGGGCGAACTGTTCGTCAACTCCATCGACGCCGACGGGACCAAGGACGGTTACGACATCCCGCTCACGAAGGCGGTCTGCGACGCCGTGAACACCCCGGTGATCGCCTCCTCGGGTTGCGGCGGTCCCGAGGACATGCACGAGGTGTTCGAGGACGCGGGCGCCGACGCCGCGCTCGCGGCCTCCATCTTCCACTACGGCGAGTACACGATTCGAGAGGTCAAGGAGTACCTCGACGAGCAGGGCGTTCCGGTTCGGCTCTAG